Proteins found in one Xyrauchen texanus isolate HMW12.3.18 chromosome 30, RBS_HiC_50CHRs, whole genome shotgun sequence genomic segment:
- the LOC127624381 gene encoding zinc finger protein 521-like: MSRRKQAKPRSLKGQDDKLNIKEDCESVGKKLCSWERKKEMDEEREKLGQEKDEGVKEHKCEESIQVSESFFQQSLNDSHTLEKPNVEEDPICCLALPLSSGHTFPNHEDGGDPVLKVEDLPKCTNGVKNRDHQRINIPLLGNSFVPLEISQTHISEMPTDSKQGFSDGYDQAISMSLQHPSILNDSQNNKEDFENWQPPNIATPHYSFSSPANPMAFKPIAPCAQKRKSQFLSNSFGIQFTKKLKVLNNCAHCHYHTDSRRYQQTHHKEMDKEIHSSQICSDIPSFPSKLKEHQKEANVLLRHSMLLESSITAAVQTVLQCRFCPKTLKNLKALQDHVHQSHNSNSVIESNVFFCSQCFRGFLTKDTLDYHMQQAHFKKILSIDPYLLEKNAETKALLFCSDCTHLPTFSGKQKLMQHIKKTHKNMNLMNLKAEKRTPSPTSAQSIKSPAEQLPSTNLICDHCGAKYTSLDLFQTHLSSHIKNMLPNLTCPECFKDFPNQDSLNEHAMAHFSNTSTLYTCESCSKSFISVKDLHRHLHEMHTLEFYRCSLCQQVFRSKVSMQVHLASKHNTKRTMFHCTCCEWNFKQEYDLHVHVKKKHLDQQCKIYCCIFCAESFNTDIELQCHITAHSDKSSPCSTKSNSPLEVPLHEKLRAKSQSAEGNNVTSPPVSKSVTKDSTGILPVNNEIRDSKLESLLRSPAESKGKMSDPMFACEICGASYTMQSLLANHELRDHHIQPGERGTLRRKVEAIQGSHKCKDCSKTFFTEMALWEHVQTHLGPTKSCQCPICGERFPSLLTLTEHKVTHSRSLDTGNCRICKLPLHSEEDFLEHCQRHPDLHNSLTGFRCVVCMQTVTSTLELKIHGTFHMQKVQSDGMTSSYIDPSDFHPDLQILSKVEMVNVSRFQQRQDNKNNISVVNCCLTTALIPEERSNKNAVTLTTTV, translated from the exons ATGTCTCGTCGAAAGCAAGCGAAGCCCCGATCTCTGAAAG GCCAGGACGACAAGTTAAACATTAAGGAAGATTGCGAGAGCGTGGGGAAGAAGCTTTGCTCCTGGGAAAGGAAAAAAGAGATGGATGAGGAGAGGGAAAAACTTGGACAAGAGAAGGATGAAGGTGTGAAAGAGCACAAATGTGAAGAGAGCATACAGGTGTCAGAATCCTTCTTCCAGCAGAGCCTAAATGACTCCCACACTTTAG AAAAGCCTAATGTTGAGGAAGATCCCATTTGTTGCTTAGCTTTACCTCTTTCCTCTGGTCACACCTTCCCTAACCATGAAGATGGAGGTGACCCTGTATTAAAAGTGGAAGATTTGCCGAAATGCACAAACGGAGTGAAAAACCGAGATCACCAGAGGATAAACATCCCTTTGCTTGGCAACAGCTTTGTTCCTCTTGAAATATCCCAAACACATATCAGTGAGATGCCCACAGACAGCAAACAGGGCTTCAGTGACGGATATGATCAGGCTATTTCAATGTCCCTTCAACATCCCTCCATTCTAAATGATTCACAGAATAACAAGGAGGACTTTGAGAACTGGCAACCTCCAAATATAGCCACTCCACACTATAGCTTCTCCAGTCCAGCCAATCCAATGGCATTTAAACCAATAGCTCCTTGTGCACAAAAGCGAAAGTCTCAGTTTTTGTCAAATTCCTTTGGAATCCAATTCACCAAAAAGCTCAAGGTTTTAAATAATTGTGCTCATTGTCACTACCACACAGACTCCAGAAGGTATCAGCAGACCCATCACAAGGAGATGGACAAGGAGATCCACTCTAGTCAAATCTGTTCTGACATCCCGAGTTTTCCTTCTAAATTAAAGGAACACCAGAAAGAGGCCAATGTGTTACTACGCCATTCGATGCTGCTTGAATCATCGATCACTGCAGCAGTTCAGACGGTCCTCCAGTGTCGCTTTTGTCCGAAAACTTTAAAAAACCTGAAAGCCCTACAGGATCATGTTCACCAGTCACACAACTCAAATTCTGTAATTGAGAGCAATGTCTTTTTCTGCTCACAATGCTTCAGAGGATTCCTGACTAAGGACACACTTGATTATCATATGCAGCAAGCTCATTTTAAAAAGATCTTGTCAATTGATCCATATCTCTTAGAAAAAAATGCAGAAACAAAGGCTTTGCTCTTCTGTTCTGACTGCACACATTTGCCTACCTTTAGTGGGAAGCAAAAACTAATGCAGCATATCAAAAAGACTCACAAGAATATGAACTTGATGAATCTCAAAGCGGAAAAGAGGACACCGAGTCCGACTTCAGCCCAGTCAATCAAGAGTCCGGCCGAACAACTTCCGTCAACCAACTTAATCTGTGACCACTGTGGGGCTAAATATACTAGTCTAGATCTGTTTCAAACTCACTTGAGTTCCCACATCAAAAATATGCTTCCAAATCTTACTTGTCCAGAGTGCTTCAAGGATTTCCCAAACCAGGACTCTCTGAACGAACATGCAATGGCTCATTTCAGCAATACATCCACTCTCTACACCTGCGAGAGCTGCAGTAAGTCCTTTATCAGTGTCAAAGACTTACACAGACACTTACACGAGATGCACACTCTTGAGTTTTACCGCTGTTCCCTCTGCCAGCAGGTATTCAGATCTAAGGTCTCCATGCAGGTTCACCTGGCCTCAAAGCACAATACCAAGAGAACAATGTTCCACTGTACATGCTGTGAATGGAACTTTAAGCAAGAGTATGACTTACATGTGCATGTTAAAAAGAAACATCTAGATCAACAATGCAAGATATACTGCTGCATTTTCTGCGCAGAATCCTTTAACACGGATATTGAGTTACAGTGTCATATCACCGCACATAGTGACAAAAGCAGTCCATGCAGTACCAAGAGCAACTCTCCCCTCGAAGTGCCCTTACACGAGAAGCTCCGAGCCAAGAGTCAGAGCGCTGAAGGTAACAATGTGACCTCTCCACCTGTCTCCAAATCAGTTACCAAGGACAGCACTGGAATTCTGCCAGTGAATAATGAAATAAGAGACAGTAAGTTGGAATCACTGTTACGCTCTCCTGCCGAAAGCAAAGGGAAGATGAGTGATCCAATGTTTGCCTGTGAAATCTGCGGTGCCTCGTACACCATGCAGTCCCTGCTCGCTAACCACGAGCTGCGAGATCACCACATCCAGCCAGGGGAGAGAGGCACTCTGAGGCGCAAAGTGGAGGCAATCCAAGGGAGCCACAAATGCAAAGACTGTTCCAAGACCTTCTTCACTGAGATGGCACTGTGGGAGCACGTCCAGACTCATCTAGGCCCCACCAAAAGCTGCCAATGCCCCATCTGTGGAGAGCGCTTTCCCTCACTGCTAACTCTGACTGAACACAAGGTCACCCACAGCAGGAGCTTGGACACTGGCAACTGCCGCATCTGCAAGCTTCCTCTTCACAGTGAGGAGGACTTCCTGGAACACTGTCAGAGGCACCCAGACCTGCACAACTCCCTGACAGGCTTTCGCTGTGTAGTGTGCATGCAGACTGTCACCTCCACTCTTGAGCTCAAAATTCATGGAACTTTCCACATGCAAAAGGTCCAGAGTGACGGTATGACCAGCAGCTACATAGATCCCTCTGATTTTCATCCTGACCTTCAAATCTTATCAAAGGTTGAAATGGTGAATGTTAGCAGGTTTCAGCAGAGACAAGACAACAAGAACAACATTTCTGTAGTCAACTGTTGCTTGACGACGGCTCTCATACCAGAGGAGAGAAGCAATAAGAACGCCGTCACCCTGACCACAACGGTTTGA